The following DNA comes from Candidatus Methylacidiphilales bacterium.
TATTACATCTGACGCAACAAAATCGAATACTGGATCGTCTGCTAATCTCTTCAATGATATGAGCGAAGTTCTTGATCGCTCACGTGATTATCAAACCACATTAATCTCTGGGGGATATCCTATTACGGGGCATTTAGTTGTATTTGAAGATCCACTGTGTAACTATTGTAAACTGCTACACAAAGAGACACTCCGAAGCATTGAGAATATTGTCAAAGAAGATGGTTTTGGTTTGAATTTAGTGCTCACCAGAAGGCATTATATTATTTTCGGAGATCGTTCATTTAACCTGGCAAAAATACAAGCATGTGCTGGTTTAGTTGGTGGAAGAGAATTATATTATCAAGCCATAGATATTTTATACCAAGACGATAGCTCAAACAAATCAACAGAAGATATCGTTAAGTTATTTTCTTTGCCGGAAAATAAGAAAAAAGATATCCTCGATTGTGTTCAGGATAAGAATGAACTAGGACCAACCGCGGCCTTGAATATTTATCAGGATACACAAACGGCTAATCGTATTCGTGCAGGAGGAACTCCTCATGTCATTGTCAATGGCATTGTCATAGGAGGCTACGCTTCACAGAGTGAGATGGTGAAGAGAATAAAAGAGGCTGGGTTAGGACAAATCACGATAGAAGAATCCACACCTAATCCGCCTATATCTATTTCCTCGTCCGATATATTAACTGGCGTCAACGAGTATCAGATTGAAGGCATACATGTTGGTGCCCCTATTACATATACAATTGCCGTCTTTTCAGACCCGAAATGTCCTTATTCCAAGATGCTCTATAAGGATACAATAGACGCTTTAAGAAAAAATAAAACACACAACCTTGTAATCGTCCATCGTTATATGTCTGTTTTAGGCGATCATTCAGAATATATATTATCGCTGCTAGACTGTGTCGGACAACATAAGCCTGATCTCTTTGTAAATACCCTTTATGATATATATTTATCTAACCTAGATGATAAAACTATAGAGGATAAAATTTTATACACGATTGGCATGGATAATAAAGATGCTTGTTTAATCAAAGCGAAAGAGAAGGTAGCAAAAGAAACTAATATCGCTCAAGGCCTTGGTGGAAATGGGACACCATTTATTATCTTTGGCCAAAAGCCAGTAAATGGTTACATAGACTACAACACTGCAATCGAATTGATGAAGTAGTAAATTACCTGCTTGATGTGAAAGTATATGGTGAAGGTATACTTAAGAGAAGACGAAACTTTAGATAAATTAATTGGGCGATTTAACCGTGCAGTTCACAACTCATCCATCATACAAGAATGTATGAGGAGAAGATATTACGTAACAAAAGGCGATAGATATAGGTCTTACAGGCGCAAAAGGATGATGAGGGATAGATTAAAAAATGATAAGTGAAAGATTTAATATATACTGCTAGACATTTCATCTTCATTATCCCACTCAGCCCGCAGTTTAGAGACAAAAATCTCGGATGGCACGTTCAAGCTAACATCACTAAGTAGACCCCGCACATCACTTAACGATAATGTTTCATTCTCAGATATTATTTCTACATCCCCCATATCTATAATATCTATAGCATAGGGCGACGATTTTCCTTGGAATTCTCCGATATATAATTTTCCACGAGCGTAAATAGTTTTCCCTACATTTTTAATCAAAAAATCGTAATTTTCACAATGTACAATGCATAACACATTAGTATCGTACAAAAATGGTTTGATGTAAAAAACATGATTTTCACCTTCTAGGGCAACTTTTAACACTCCCTTTATACTTCCGTATTCGGATAAGTCATTATTAGTAAATTTATTTGATTCTATAGTAAAATCTGATGGCAATTGCATATGAATGTCGTTATAAAATAAAGCGTAATCATCTGTGATTGCTTGGATTTTTTCTATAACTTTTAAGAAAGCGATTATCAGTCGAGAAACACAATTTGAACTTGATCGGTATTTTGATTTATTATTTATGTTTTCTTGTAATATATTCATAACAGAATCACATCGGTGATTTATATCGGCCATCTCGTTTTCATATAATTCGATAGATAAACCATCATCGTTGTTAAATACTTTTGCACTGAAATTATGACTATTTTCTCCATTGATAAGCACATCTAATTCACATAGCGCACGCAAAAAATCATTTAAAACTCCATCAAAGTACTCATGAGTTATACTAGTGGAGACATGGTTAATTCTTATTTTAAGTTGATTCATATTTTCACCATTCGTAAAGTAGTGTGTCTTATTTATGATTGTATATATTATAATCAGATCTACTCACTTTTGTCATCATGCTGATAATAGAGGCTCCAGTTATAATTAGACTGTTTTAAAATATCATATACGCCAAAATTGTTTTTGAATATACAGCGAAAAGCCTAAGATATTTTAAATATTATCAATCATGATTATTTAAAAAGCTTGAAAAAAATTAACCACCAATAAACAAAGAGGATCTGTAACCGATCAATGATAAAAATATATTCACCTTCTCCATCCAGAAAATAGCTTTAATAAATATGATAACACAAACTTTGGTGAAATATCTATACTGTTACACATGATATGAGGAAAATAGCCTTGTTTTGTTAAATCAAACATAGCGAGAGACAATATCTAGCACCCTTAGGCCGATGAAAAGAAACGCCTTTAGTAGTTTGTGGAGGCACAACAACTTCAGTTTTATCGTTTGTGCAATGCAGGAATTAGTGCTTATCTTCAAGCGAGTATATGTTGCTTATAATAATTATTGTCAATGCCACTTAAGTATTTAGATCCAAAAATATTTCTTTGTGCAACGAAATAAAAGCGATAGAATTAAATATATGACCTCTTGATATCAATTAGTGTGTTTGAACATAAAACTAAAATTATGCAGCTATTGGTTTAAGCATACTGACTCCTCCTACTGCACAATGATTCATGTTTTAACTGAAAACTTTTACGGTATCTGGATCTTGGGAAAACCAGAAGTGTTTTTCACGGTAGTCTAATGCAAACGCCTCTCTTGAGGCCATTAGCTCATTGAAGAGGGGACGTGTATTTCTTGATAGGCATATTTTTAGGTTGATTGATCCACAAATATAGAAGACCACTTTATCGCAATAAATTGACACTTTATCTTTCACAACCGATCCCGTCATTATCACGATCGAAATTGTGAGGATCTGGGGGATACACGGTAAACCGACGATAAGGTATCTCATTACAATCCAAATCAGGAGGAGGCGCAGGAATACAGACATCTGGATAGGAAGGATGACATGCTTCTTGGTCTTGAGGTAGAGGGGCAATGTCTCGATGTATGCTCTCTGGTGTAGAATAGAGAACAGGTGTATCAGTCACTTTTATGTTCCATTCTCCAAAAGCCCACAAACCGCGTTTAAACTCTCTAGCTTCAAATTGAAGTGAATTTAATTCATCGGCGCAGCGTAAATCTGGATTAATAGTCAAAGTTTCTGCCCAACCCCCACGGACTAGCTCATGACTCAAAGAACCATGTTCGCTGACAACATAGCGGAGCAGACGACCATATTGATCACGATCACTTATATCCCTAGCCATATACAAAGTAGAACCGGAGGGTAGAAATGATTGGTTTGCCAAATTTGCTTGATAATAATAAGGAGAATAACTTTCAGGGGCGTCTATTCCTATATATCTTACCCTTTCCGTATGTCCATTCGTTAACCTCACATTAATAGTGTCTCCATCTATGACATCAATAAGATATGCAATCTCCCAATTTAAACCCTGTAAACATGGATAATTTGATATATTCATTGGCTTATCAAGTACTGCATTATGACTTTTTGCTTCTAGATAAACTGTTGGTGACGATGATGATATGACCGGAGTGTTTTCTTGTTGGTTGTTAAGCTCTGGGGTTATGATTTCTACTTCTTTCGAGACATACGATGAAGAGGTAGGTGTAGGCAGAAATATCGTGACAGATATTTCTGGATTTGTGTAGTAAAAACTCAAAGATCCCAGCCACCAAAATGTGAACAGAGAACATCCGCAACATAAACACAGCACACCTAATATTAACGATAATAACGATGCACTTTTATTCCTTCTCATTTGAACCTTCCTTTGATTATACAGAATGATCCTCTGGTATTTCGTGATTATATAGTAAGCGATATCTGTGTATTTTTTTTACCTGCCTTTGTATTATAATAGGATTAGAAAAGGGTAATGATTTAATTGGGACATTGGCCTTGTTTTTCTTTTGAAGGCTTCTGTAGGACTTTTCGTCGTCTCATGACGAGTATATAATATACTCAAGCCATGACTACAAAATTGCATCCACTTATCAAGCAGCCTACCATATTATGCAGCGAATGTGAAAATGCATTCCCTGGTATTTTTAAACAAATAGAGATAGAACGTGGTAAACTGGAAAAAGTGGTCAAATGGCTTCCACATACATATTCGCATGTAGATTTGCATGTTTATATAGCTATGTTTATGCGAGATAAGATCTATAGAAGCATTTTCGACAAAAATGAACCATGGGCTAAAAGCAACGAGGTTTTATATTGTATAAAAAGAGTCGTTACGGATGCTAATATTACTGGCATCTCAGTTGGATCTAATATCTTCAAGAAATTTTTTCTAGAAAAAACATATGGTGATATATACAATTATGCGTGTTATGCCGTTACCTTATCGGCATGGCGTATGTCCGGTAAACATGTTTTAGTTGTGCATGATGAAATTCTTGATATCATATGGGATGATAAAGTTAAGCTCGATAAAATTCCGTCAGATCCCCTTCGTCATATTCCATATTGGTCTGCATACATTCCTGTGGGTAAAGAATTTGAATTGAAAAGTGATCCGGTAAATCGTTTCTACACGATTAGAGGCATTTTATTTGCCATGATGTGGGATGATAAAAGAAAAAAAGAACTATGCAATATTATATTAGATATGAGTTTAGGAAAAAATGAACGAATCACTGCTGCACAAATATATATAGAGGATAAAATTGATATACAAAGCCAAATTCAAAATAGCAACATTATCCTTTCTAGTTCGGAAAATAAAGATCAAATCACATTCATGGATTTATTGCCAAGCCTCTTCTATAACGCTATTCAATGCATGTTACTTCTATCTGCAGATAACATAGATTTAGAATTAAACCCTGAGGTGAAGAAAGCAGCTCCTATGCGGCCACAATTGAAAATAGGGCAACGCCTTTATGTACCACCACAAGAAACTATTTGGAACGTTGGATATAGATTGGGTTCTAAAATTAAAGCTGCCAGGTCTCGCTATTATAAAGAATTAGAACAGAATAAGACCGGGCGGAGATTGCCACCACATATAAGAAAATCACATTGGCACACTTATCTAGTTGGAAAAGGTCGCACGGGTAAAAGATTCATCTTCTTGCCCCCAATTCCAGTTAATATGCCTGATGATCCTGAGGAGAAGATCGCTTGTATAGAACGCCTACCTACCACACAGCGCAAGGTAGAAGTCCAAAAAATTGTTTAAAATCAAGGAGGATATTATCTTCGCATTCAATACATCTTTATTTTAATTTTGAAATAAGGCCTGAGTTATTTAATCATAAGCACATAAAAATATTCGGTTGAGATTTAAAACCTAGTTTGCTGTTTCATCTTATTGTTGACATCTGCTTTGTCTTATATCAACTAAATTATACTAGTAAATTATTCGCGCCATTAAATCTTAACTCAATAGATCACTGTATTTTTTCCAGTGTGCACATAGTCCGTAGCTGCTGATTCTTTCTTTTGTGCAATATTGGAATCAGCGGTCTCTATTCAATGAATCGTATGTTAATTTTAAGAACTATAAGCATGACTGCACATGTACCTAATTTTAGGCAATCCATCGAATGGTATACTTTTGTCTATGCTATAAAAAAACAACGTCAACAAACTAAGTCGAAAAGATAAATAACATTAATGTATAAATTTAATAAATATATAAAATATTAATATAAGAGTCTTTACATCCCGTGTTACTTAAATAAATCTTCCTGGTATTTTTATTTCCATACATTAAGATATAAGAATGCAAATGATGGTTAAGATAAGTTCAATATATATTTTTTTATTAGACTATATACCCCAATGTAATACATATCTATGATAATGTATGGAATAGAAGAGTTTGTTGTATAATGATCATGATGGGCAATATTAGCAAACATATTACAAAAAACGCGCGTACCAGGAAACTGCAAGCTTTTTCTGTTTTATCTGGATATACCTTTTCCGATAATATAAATATCACTGTAGACAATCCACGCTGTATCCTTATCCCTCAAGAAATAGATGAAAATAAAATAGTGATGATGGATGATCAGCTATTTAGCAAACATATGCTATTTGTAGGAAGCATTGGGAGCGGAAAAACTAACGCGATATTTCAACTAGTAAGGCAAATTAAAAGCAATTTGGGTAAACAAGATGTCATGATCATATTTGACACTAAAGGGGATTTCTTGTCTGAATTCTACGACAGCGAAAAGGATATCGTGATTAGTAATGATCAACACGCATGTGGACTAAAAGGAGAGGAAAATTATTGGAACATTTTTGAGGAACTATATGACGAACCTGATTACAATGATCGTGCAATCGAGATGGCTACAAGTTTATTCGCGGGTAAAATAGAAAAAACAAATCAAGTGTTCTTCCCGCAAGCTGCGCGCGATATCTTAGCCGCTCTTTTTATTCATTTCAATAGATTGTGGCAGAAGAATAAAATAAAATTCGACAATGGCATGTTTCGCGACCTTATTGATCGTTTGCCTGCTGCAGGTATTAAAGAGATTCTGTCAGAACATGAGGACTTAAGAGCTATAAGATCATATATTTCGCATGATATGTCACCTCAAACTCAAGGCGTAATCTCTGAACTCTATCAGGGAATACGTGAAATATTCGTCGGAAATTTCAGAAAACATGGCGATTTATCCATTAGAAGAATAGTGCGTGAGAAGGGCGGTGTAACCGCATTTATTGAGTTTGATATCTCTCTGGCTGGAGCCCTTGGCCCGATCTATGGACTCATCATAGATCTAGCAATCAAAGAAGCACTTGGGCGTAGTAGAACCGAAGGGAACACATGGTTCATCCTAGATGAATTTCGTTTATTACCAAATCTCAAGCATATAGACGCCGCTCTTAATTTCGGCCGCTCACTCGGTGTTAAAGTGATTATGGGGCTACAAAATATCAATCAAGTCATAAAAGCCTATGGCGAACATCAAGGCATGAGCTTATTATCCGCTTGTTCATCCGTTTTTGCCTTTCGTGTTACCGATCACAACACGAGGGAATTTGTGCAAAAATTATTTGGCAAACAAAGGCGCGTAGAACTTATTACCAGCGAAAATATTCAAGACCCTATGGAACAGGTTACTGAAGGTCACGTAGTTGAGGATTGGATGCTTAATCAACTGGATGTCGGCGAAGCTATCGTCTCTTTGCCTTCATATGCCCCATTTCTTTTTAAGTTCTCACGTTACGATAAGAAAGAGATAATGGAGAAGAGAAAAAATATACAAGAGTTTTGTGATAAAGATAGAAACGGCAAAGTCCACCCACACCCGCTTCCTCATCATGCACTTCGCCCCATCCCCATTGTAGACAACCCCAGCGTTCATACGAATTGATAGAGCGTAGATAAAATGAGTTATGATCCACCTCTCCAAGGAGTCAAACTCAGTAAACAAGATTTCATCAACGAAGATGTAAGATTCTTCACCCCCCACGACTTGAAACCTCTATCATTTTATAAAAAAAAGAAGTCGCATAAATTGCTGCCTATAGAGAAGGGGATCTACGACCCATGCATCTTCGGTTGCCCATATCTCTTTTCAACCCATTGCCTTATATATTGCAACGGACAAGATTGCCAAAGGGATAAAACAATTTCCTCTAAACTTTTGCCCACCGGTGTGTACTTATCGTTACCTTTTCCACTTGTTCATCCTATCTATATGCGTACGCCGGCATTGTCCAATATGGCTAAGAGCATGGGGATCACCACATCTGAATTAAAAAAAAGAATCAGAAGCGGTGATTTACTGGAAGATCTATACAAAAATAAAGAAGACTTAAATAGTTTTATTATCGAGTATATTTATCTAACTCCGTCTTGGACGCGTATGCCCGGTAATAATATTTATTCTCTTCATCCATTATCCAAAGCATATATTTCAGCGATAAGGGCCATACAATACGGAGATTGGATATTTAAGCAGTCATATGATGTTAAAATAAAAAAGTCTATATGGGTTATCGTTCAGAATGTCATAAAGGATGTTTTTGATCATCCGCTTTACGGCATACACAAGAGGATATTCGGTAAAAACGGCCTATGGCGCGGACATCTATGCGGCAAAAGAGTTATACGCAGTGGACGCGCAGTCATCTATGCAGATCCACATTTGACGTTTGACGTATGTAGTTTGCCCAAAATAA
Coding sequences within:
- a CDS encoding thioredoxin domain-containing protein; the encoded protein is MKNNTLVLASLVSSSISMALSIYIAIKLNTFDVNVTSSSSPITSSPITSSSITSDATKSNTGSSANLFNDMSEVLDRSRDYQTTLISGGYPITGHLVVFEDPLCNYCKLLHKETLRSIENIVKEDGFGLNLVLTRRHYIIFGDRSFNLAKIQACAGLVGGRELYYQAIDILYQDDSSNKSTEDIVKLFSLPENKKKDILDCVQDKNELGPTAALNIYQDTQTANRIRAGGTPHVIVNGIVIGGYASQSEMVKRIKEAGLGQITIEESTPNPPISISSSDILTGVNEYQIEGIHVGAPITYTIAVFSDPKCPYSKMLYKDTIDALRKNKTHNLVIVHRYMSVLGDHSEYILSLLDCVGQHKPDLFVNTLYDIYLSNLDDKTIEDKILYTIGMDNKDACLIKAKEKVAKETNIAQGLGGNGTPFIIFGQKPVNGYIDYNTAIELMK
- a CDS encoding type IV secretion system DNA-binding domain-containing protein, whose translation is MMGNISKHITKNARTRKLQAFSVLSGYTFSDNINITVDNPRCILIPQEIDENKIVMMDDQLFSKHMLFVGSIGSGKTNAIFQLVRQIKSNLGKQDVMIIFDTKGDFLSEFYDSEKDIVISNDQHACGLKGEENYWNIFEELYDEPDYNDRAIEMATSLFAGKIEKTNQVFFPQAARDILAALFIHFNRLWQKNKIKFDNGMFRDLIDRLPAAGIKEILSEHEDLRAIRSYISHDMSPQTQGVISELYQGIREIFVGNFRKHGDLSIRRIVREKGGVTAFIEFDISLAGALGPIYGLIIDLAIKEALGRSRTEGNTWFILDEFRLLPNLKHIDAALNFGRSLGVKVIMGLQNINQVIKAYGEHQGMSLLSACSSVFAFRVTDHNTREFVQKLFGKQRRVELITSENIQDPMEQVTEGHVVEDWMLNQLDVGEAIVSLPSYAPFLFKFSRYDKKEIMEKRKNIQEFCDKDRNGKVHPHPLPHHALRPIPIVDNPSVHTN
- a CDS encoding thermonuclease family protein codes for the protein MSFYYTNPEISVTIFLPTPTSSSYVSKEVEIITPELNNQQENTPVISSSSPTVYLEAKSHNAVLDKPMNISNYPCLQGLNWEIAYLIDVIDGDTINVRLTNGHTERVRYIGIDAPESYSPYYYQANLANQSFLPSGSTLYMARDISDRDQYGRLLRYVVSEHGSLSHELVRGGWAETLTINPDLRCADELNSLQFEAREFKRGLWAFGEWNIKVTDTPVLYSTPESIHRDIAPLPQDQEACHPSYPDVCIPAPPPDLDCNEIPYRRFTVYPPDPHNFDRDNDGIGCER